One stretch of Paraburkholderia fungorum DNA includes these proteins:
- a CDS encoding ABC transporter ATP-binding protein — MTAMQMHENRPLLEIDRFSVRFGGKVAVHELSLSIARGERVALVGESGSGKSVTALSILRLVEHAELSGRMLLDGEDLLQKTEQQMRGLRGADVAMVFQEPMTALNPLFTIGKQIAESLRLHEGLRPNAARQRGIELLRRTGIPEPERRIDSFPHQLSGGQRQRAMIAMALACRPRLLLADEPTTALDVTVRQQIVDLLISLQEQEAAERGMAVLLITHDLNLVKRFAQRVAVMEKGVLVETNTTEALFANPQHPYTQRLLDSEPQRAIEPVDSKARRLLEVQGLAVDYRTSAKGWRSMFGSSTFRAVHDIDLSVRRGETLGIVGESGSGKSTLAAAVLGLQQPAAGYIHIDGMPLSTLKTAKSRRALYSRMQVVFQDPFGSLSPRMTVEQIVGEGLVMHRPEIDVKARRARVGSLLEEVGMPAESMLRYPQEFSGGQRQRIAIARALAVQPELLVLDEPTSALDVSIQKQVLSLLTNLQKKYALSYLFITHDLAVMRAMAHRVIVMKSGRVVESGDTLDVLHAPSHPYTRSLLASSLAVPEQAVSMISTENAND, encoded by the coding sequence ATGACAGCAATGCAGATGCACGAGAACAGACCCTTGCTCGAAATCGACCGCTTTTCCGTGCGTTTCGGTGGGAAGGTGGCAGTGCATGAATTGAGCCTTTCAATTGCACGCGGCGAGCGCGTGGCGCTGGTCGGAGAATCGGGTTCCGGTAAGAGCGTGACGGCGTTATCCATTCTGCGACTCGTAGAACATGCGGAATTGAGTGGCCGGATGTTGCTCGACGGCGAGGACCTGTTGCAGAAAACCGAGCAACAGATGCGCGGCCTGCGTGGTGCAGACGTGGCAATGGTGTTTCAGGAACCGATGACCGCGCTCAATCCGCTCTTCACGATCGGCAAGCAGATTGCGGAAAGTCTGCGACTGCATGAGGGTTTGCGTCCCAACGCAGCGCGCCAGCGCGGCATCGAGTTGCTGCGCCGTACCGGCATTCCCGAGCCCGAACGCAGAATCGACAGCTTTCCGCACCAGTTGTCCGGTGGGCAACGACAGCGCGCAATGATCGCAATGGCACTTGCATGCCGTCCGCGTCTATTGCTCGCCGACGAGCCGACCACCGCGCTCGACGTCACCGTGCGTCAGCAGATTGTCGATCTGCTGATTTCGTTGCAGGAGCAGGAAGCAGCGGAACGCGGGATGGCGGTGCTGCTCATCACGCACGATCTGAATCTGGTGAAGCGTTTTGCGCAGCGTGTCGCAGTGATGGAGAAGGGCGTTCTCGTGGAAACCAACACCACGGAAGCACTATTTGCAAATCCGCAGCATCCATACACGCAGCGTCTGCTGGACAGCGAGCCGCAACGGGCAATCGAACCGGTCGACTCGAAAGCGCGCCGTCTGCTCGAAGTGCAAGGGCTGGCCGTCGATTACCGCACGTCCGCGAAAGGCTGGCGTTCGATGTTCGGCAGCTCCACTTTCCGTGCAGTTCATGACATCGATCTGAGCGTGCGGCGCGGGGAAACGCTCGGTATCGTCGGCGAATCGGGGTCGGGAAAATCGACGCTCGCGGCCGCGGTGCTCGGTCTTCAGCAACCTGCGGCGGGCTATATTCATATCGACGGCATGCCGCTTTCGACGCTGAAAACCGCGAAGTCGCGTCGCGCGTTGTATTCACGCATGCAAGTCGTGTTTCAGGACCCGTTCGGCTCACTATCGCCGCGCATGACCGTCGAACAGATCGTCGGCGAGGGTCTCGTCATGCATCGCCCGGAAATCGACGTCAAAGCGCGTCGCGCGCGTGTGGGCAGTTTGCTCGAAGAAGTCGGCATGCCCGCCGAATCGATGCTGCGCTATCCCCAGGAGTTCTCCGGTGGTCAGCGGCAACGCATTGCGATTGCGCGCGCCCTGGCGGTGCAGCCGGAATTGCTGGTACTCGATGAACCGACCAGCGCACTCGACGTATCGATCCAGAAGCAGGTGTTGAGTTTGCTCACCAATCTGCAAAAGAAATACGCGCTAAGCTATCTGTTCATTACGCACGATCTGGCGGTGATGCGGGCCATGGCGCATCGCGTGATTGTGATGAAATCGGGGCGTGTTGTCGAATCCGGTGACACGCTCGACGTATTGCATGCGCCATCGCATCCTTATACACGGTCGTTGCTGGCTTCGTCGCTTGCCGTGCCCGAGCAGGCCGTCAGCATGATTTCAACGGAAAATGCCAATGATTGA
- a CDS encoding multidrug efflux RND transporter permease subunit yields MPFFFIDRPVFAWIVALAIVVAGALAIPQLPVAQYPRLAPPRVVITATYPGASTEVVDANVGSIIEESLDGADNMLYYETTSDNLGDLEIDATFAPGTNPDLALVDIQNRLKQVEPRLPQQVVQQGISVFKAANTFLMLVALTSTDGTRDSVQLSDYLSRYVLRELKRAPGVGAAELWDADEALRIWLDPMKLREYGLGAADVNAAITAQNAAVTAGTLGDAPFVPGQQITASVSVKGQLVSPDEFGQIVLKALPDGSAVRLRDVARVELGRDNYSYWSRLNGKAAATVGIQLGPRGNALETSNAIRARLAELSKGLPSGVAVEIPFDNAHFVQIAIREVLVTLAEAVVLVFFVMWLFLRDLRYTLVPTVVIPVTLMGAFLAMYICDLSINVFTMFGLVLAIGILVDDAIVVVESVHRVMEEEGLPPREATRKAMSQIGGAIVGVTAVLTAVFVPMAFFPGGVGGIYRQFAVSMIASMLVSSFLALSLTPALCANLLRPHTRPVGQRDARRGLPGFAARAASRFTAGFDRTARGYRELTARTLRRIGPMFAVYAVLVVVCGLLYWRMPGGFLPSEDEGQLQVMVQLPAGATQARTLAVVQRMEKILHDEPAIANVTSVIGWSFAGSGQNVAMGFVELKDWSQRDTDALTLRDRLNDSFSKILDGDVEAQLPPSVPGIGHSDGFVFRLEDRGGVGLAALKAAREQLFAQAKASPVLTSVHSEDLPDAPRVELSIDRAKAYAFGVPFDRIAEILSSTFGSTYIDDFPTGGRMRRVMIAADADTRMTENDLLALAVPNASGGMVPLSAIAASHWSIGPVMLTRYNGYPSLDVSGRAAPGHSSGAAMAEMERLAASLPVGVSYDWVDAAREETAAARLTPLLIGLSLLAVFMALAALYESWTIPFAVLTVVPLGVIGAVVAMLLRGMPNDVYFKVGMITVIGLAAKNAILIVQFARDLYRRGMPLSRAVTEAAGARFRPIVMTSAAFLLGVVPLVVSSGAGAESRRSIGTGVVGGVLAATLFGLVFAPAAFYTVASLTHGRRRLAELRRKRAQRHTRHSETQSGSLDKSSLT; encoded by the coding sequence GTGCCTTTCTTTTTCATCGACCGTCCGGTTTTCGCGTGGATCGTCGCGCTCGCTATTGTCGTGGCGGGTGCGCTCGCGATCCCGCAATTGCCGGTCGCGCAGTACCCACGGCTTGCGCCGCCGCGCGTCGTCATCACCGCCACCTATCCGGGTGCGTCGACAGAAGTCGTGGATGCGAATGTCGGCAGCATCATCGAGGAAAGTCTCGATGGCGCCGACAATATGCTCTATTACGAAACCACCAGCGACAACCTCGGCGATCTGGAAATCGACGCGACGTTCGCCCCTGGCACGAACCCCGATCTCGCGCTGGTCGACATTCAGAACCGGCTCAAGCAGGTCGAGCCGCGTTTGCCGCAGCAGGTCGTACAGCAGGGCATCAGCGTGTTCAAGGCGGCCAACACGTTCCTGATGCTGGTCGCACTGACATCGACCGACGGTACGCGTGATTCGGTGCAACTGAGCGACTATCTGAGCCGCTATGTGCTGCGCGAATTGAAGCGCGCGCCTGGCGTGGGGGCGGCGGAACTGTGGGACGCCGACGAAGCGCTGCGTATCTGGCTCGATCCGATGAAGCTGCGCGAATACGGACTAGGCGCAGCCGATGTCAACGCTGCGATTACCGCGCAGAATGCAGCGGTCACGGCGGGTACGTTGGGTGATGCGCCGTTCGTGCCAGGGCAGCAGATCACCGCGTCGGTGAGCGTGAAAGGGCAACTGGTCTCGCCGGACGAATTCGGACAGATCGTATTGAAGGCGTTGCCGGATGGCTCGGCCGTGCGTCTGCGCGATGTCGCGCGAGTCGAACTGGGGCGGGACAATTACTCGTACTGGTCGCGCCTGAACGGCAAAGCGGCGGCGACGGTCGGTATTCAACTGGGGCCGCGCGGCAATGCGCTCGAAACTTCCAATGCAATTCGTGCGAGGCTCGCGGAATTGTCTAAAGGATTGCCGTCCGGCGTCGCAGTCGAAATTCCTTTCGACAATGCGCATTTCGTGCAGATTGCCATTCGCGAAGTACTCGTCACGCTTGCCGAGGCAGTCGTGCTGGTGTTCTTCGTGATGTGGCTGTTTCTGCGCGATTTACGCTATACGCTGGTGCCCACTGTTGTGATTCCCGTCACGCTGATGGGCGCGTTTCTAGCGATGTACATATGCGATCTGTCGATCAATGTGTTCACGATGTTCGGACTCGTGCTGGCAATCGGCATTCTCGTCGATGACGCGATCGTGGTCGTGGAGAGCGTGCATCGTGTCATGGAAGAAGAGGGCCTGCCCCCGCGCGAAGCGACGCGCAAGGCGATGTCGCAGATCGGTGGTGCGATTGTCGGTGTGACGGCTGTGCTGACGGCCGTGTTCGTGCCGATGGCATTTTTTCCCGGCGGAGTCGGCGGAATTTATCGCCAGTTCGCGGTGTCGATGATCGCGTCGATGCTGGTGTCGTCGTTTCTGGCTTTGTCGTTGACGCCCGCGTTGTGCGCGAATCTGCTCAGGCCGCACACGCGCCCGGTCGGTCAGCGCGATGCGCGTCGCGGGTTGCCCGGTTTCGCCGCGCGCGCCGCAAGCCGTTTTACGGCGGGCTTCGACCGCACCGCACGCGGCTATCGCGAACTGACTGCGCGCACGCTGCGTCGCATCGGCCCTATGTTCGCCGTCTATGCGGTGCTGGTCGTCGTATGCGGGCTGCTCTACTGGCGCATGCCCGGCGGCTTTCTACCGAGCGAGGACGAAGGCCAGTTGCAGGTGATGGTGCAATTGCCCGCTGGCGCGACGCAGGCGCGCACGTTGGCGGTGGTGCAGCGGATGGAAAAGATCCTGCATGACGAGCCCGCCATCGCGAACGTCACGAGTGTGATCGGGTGGAGTTTTGCCGGCAGCGGTCAGAACGTCGCGATGGGCTTTGTCGAACTGAAAGACTGGAGCCAGCGCGATACCGACGCGCTCACGTTGCGCGACCGTCTCAACGACAGCTTCAGCAAAATTCTGGACGGCGACGTCGAGGCGCAATTGCCGCCATCAGTGCCCGGTATCGGGCATTCGGATGGCTTCGTGTTTCGTCTCGAAGATCGCGGCGGTGTCGGACTCGCTGCGCTGAAGGCCGCGCGTGAACAACTGTTTGCGCAAGCGAAGGCGAGTCCGGTATTGACCTCGGTGCATTCCGAAGATCTGCCGGACGCGCCGCGCGTCGAACTCTCGATAGACCGCGCTAAAGCGTACGCATTCGGCGTACCGTTCGACCGTATTGCGGAAATATTGAGCAGCACGTTCGGCTCGACCTATATCGACGATTTTCCGACCGGCGGCCGCATGCGCCGCGTGATGATCGCAGCCGATGCCGACACACGTATGACAGAAAACGACCTGCTGGCGCTCGCCGTGCCCAACGCGAGCGGCGGCATGGTGCCGTTATCGGCGATTGCAGCAAGCCATTGGTCGATCGGTCCGGTCATGCTGACGCGCTACAACGGCTATCCGTCACTCGACGTGAGCGGTCGCGCTGCGCCCGGCCACAGTTCCGGCGCGGCGATGGCGGAGATGGAGCGGCTCGCCGCTTCGTTGCCGGTCGGCGTGAGTTACGACTGGGTGGATGCCGCGCGCGAAGAAACCGCTGCTGCACGGCTTACGCCACTGTTGATCGGCTTGTCGCTGCTGGCCGTATTCATGGCGCTGGCTGCGCTATACGAGAGCTGGACGATCCCGTTTGCGGTGTTGACGGTTGTGCCGCTCGGCGTGATCGGCGCGGTCGTGGCGATGTTGTTGCGAGGCATGCCGAACGACGTGTACTTCAAGGTCGGCATGATTACCGTGATCGGCCTCGCGGCAAAGAACGCGATTCTGATCGTCCAATTCGCGCGCGATCTCTATCGGCGCGGCATGCCTTTATCGCGCGCTGTCACTGAAGCAGCGGGGGCGCGTTTCCGGCCGATCGTGATGACGTCAGCCGCTTTTCTGCTCGGCGTCGTGCCGCTGGTGGTATCCAGCGGAGCGGGCGCGGAAAGCCGTCGTTCGATTGGTACAGGCGTGGTCGGCGGGGTGCTCGCGGCAACGTTGTTCGGACTGGTGTTTGCACCGGCTGCGTTTTACACGGTCGCCTCGTTGACGCACGGCAGGCGACGGCTGGCGGAATTGCGCCGCAAGCGTGCACAACGGCATACGCGTCACAGTGAAACCCAATCCGGTTCGCTCGACAAATCATCACTGACGTAA
- a CDS encoding ABC transporter permease, with translation MSSSTPASNSTAWTADSSGAAHAASPSPWRRTWLRFKQQRLGYWSLVIFVSLFAISLLGEVLSNDRPLIVRYDGHYYFPIVKDYPETLFGGDFPARANYLDPYIRSRLESKGNFAVYPPNHFHYDTIDYFAAHPYPAPPTTTNWLGTDQFGRDVLARLLYGFRLSVLMALALTVSGVLIGVLTGAIQGFYGGRTDLVGQRLIEIWSSMPDLYLLIIFASIFEPTLWLLFILLSMFGWLVLSDYVRAEFLRNRSLDYVRAARTMGLSNWQIMWRHVLPNSLTPVITFLPFRMSAAILSLTSLDFLGLGVPPPTPSLGELLQEGKNNLDAWWISMSAFAALVITLLLLTFMGDALRNALDTRSRGSAFGGGPR, from the coding sequence ATGTCCTCGTCGACCCCCGCATCCAATTCAACCGCCTGGACCGCTGATTCGTCCGGCGCGGCGCACGCGGCGTCGCCGTCACCGTGGCGGCGTACGTGGCTTCGCTTTAAACAACAGCGCCTTGGCTACTGGAGTCTGGTGATCTTCGTGTCGCTGTTCGCCATCAGCCTGCTCGGCGAGGTGCTGTCGAACGATCGTCCGCTGATAGTCCGTTACGACGGGCACTATTATTTCCCGATCGTGAAGGATTACCCGGAGACGCTATTCGGCGGAGACTTTCCCGCGCGCGCGAATTATCTCGACCCGTATATCCGCTCGCGTCTCGAATCCAAAGGCAACTTTGCGGTCTATCCGCCGAATCATTTTCATTACGACACGATCGACTACTTCGCCGCACATCCTTATCCCGCTCCACCGACCACGACGAATTGGCTCGGCACGGATCAATTCGGACGCGATGTGCTGGCGAGACTTCTTTATGGCTTCAGACTGTCGGTACTGATGGCGCTTGCGCTCACGGTATCGGGCGTATTGATCGGCGTATTGACGGGGGCCATTCAGGGCTTTTATGGCGGCCGAACCGATCTTGTCGGTCAGCGGCTGATCGAAATATGGAGTTCGATGCCGGACCTCTACCTGCTGATTATCTTTGCGTCGATTTTCGAACCCACGCTGTGGTTGCTCTTCATTCTGCTGTCGATGTTCGGCTGGCTCGTGCTGTCCGACTATGTGCGCGCCGAGTTCCTGCGTAACCGCTCGCTCGACTACGTGAGAGCGGCGCGCACGATGGGTCTGAGCAACTGGCAGATCATGTGGCGCCATGTGTTGCCGAACAGTCTTACGCCCGTGATTACATTCCTGCCGTTTCGAATGAGCGCGGCCATTCTGTCGCTGACGAGTCTCGACTTTCTCGGACTTGGCGTGCCGCCGCCGACACCGAGCCTCGGCGAGTTGCTACAGGAAGGCAAAAACAATCTCGACGCATGGTGGATTTCGATGTCGGCATTTGCTGCACTGGTCATCACGTTGTTGCTATTGACCTTTATGGGCGACGCGCTGCGTAATGCACTCGACACGCGTTCGCGCGGTTCGGCCTTCGGTGGAGGTCCGCGATGA
- a CDS encoding GNAT family N-acetyltransferase, translated as MTLRALRVADAGQFHAMLQLPAVVHGNPHVPFESVTVTREYIEKLDPREIAIAAMVGDTFVGEAELTPFKGRRAHAGSLAIGVHDAWQRRGIGNVLMSELLDLADNWLGLRRIELTVFADNHAALALYRKFGFVIEARQRGAVLRRGVLIDCYLMARLREPAPLMPPVSGSNLAAN; from the coding sequence ATGACGTTGCGTGCATTGCGTGTTGCCGATGCCGGGCAATTCCACGCGATGCTGCAGCTGCCCGCGGTCGTTCATGGCAATCCGCATGTGCCATTCGAGTCGGTGACGGTCACGCGGGAGTACATCGAAAAGCTCGATCCGCGTGAAATAGCTATTGCGGCGATGGTAGGCGATACGTTTGTCGGTGAAGCGGAATTGACGCCATTCAAAGGTCGGCGTGCGCATGCCGGATCGCTCGCGATTGGTGTTCACGACGCGTGGCAGCGGCGCGGCATCGGCAACGTGTTGATGAGCGAATTACTCGATCTCGCCGACAATTGGCTCGGCCTGCGTCGCATCGAGTTGACCGTATTCGCCGACAACCATGCGGCGCTCGCGTTGTATCGCAAATTCGGTTTCGTGATCGAAGCGCGTCAACGCGGTGCTGTCTTGCGTCGTGGCGTGTTGATAGACTGCTATTTGATGGCACGTTTGCGCGAACCCGCGCCATTGATGCCGCCAGTCTCCGGTTCCAACCTCGCCGCGAACTAG
- a CDS encoding GNAT family N-acetyltransferase produces the protein MNETTLQSDASLRNRVTVKRCEPADMEALAEIMNLPAVRRGTLSTGYRRIEQIRVWSESRREGSVIVCAWLDDTIVGNASLETYRPGRSHCASLGLAVHDAYQRRGVGSALLHALTDYADNSLGLRRVELTVFADNVPAIALYLSAGFVEEGRSRAYAMRDGVLADVIHMARIVDAPRFETI, from the coding sequence ATGAACGAAACAACGTTGCAGAGCGACGCGTCACTCAGGAATCGCGTAACGGTGAAGCGATGCGAGCCGGCCGATATGGAAGCGCTCGCCGAAATCATGAATCTGCCCGCCGTGCGGCGCGGCACACTGTCAACCGGCTATCGCCGGATCGAACAGATACGGGTATGGAGTGAGAGCAGGCGCGAGGGCAGTGTGATTGTGTGCGCGTGGCTCGACGACACGATAGTGGGCAATGCCAGCCTTGAAACGTATCGCCCCGGCCGTTCACATTGTGCGAGTCTCGGCCTGGCGGTGCACGATGCGTATCAGCGTCGCGGTGTTGGCTCGGCGCTGTTACACGCGCTAACCGATTACGCCGACAACTCGCTGGGGTTACGCCGGGTCGAACTGACCGTGTTTGCCGATAATGTGCCGGCAATCGCGCTATATCTCAGCGCCGGGTTCGTCGAAGAAGGGCGCTCGCGTGCTTATGCGATGCGCGACGGCGTCCTGGCCGACGTTATACATATGGCGCGCATTGTCGACGCGCCTCGTTTCGAGACAATCTGA
- a CDS encoding DUF4148 domain-containing protein, which produces MKLATKTLLTTLLLIGSASAMAAPGLTQKQCNDYPFKQMKGEVTHKQLMRELGELESVGYQPSNGDDADYPNDLEKAEQKLQVEYRADCLPAQAHVSASAAPTSGGVAPVPAATQPAG; this is translated from the coding sequence ATGAAGCTCGCAACGAAAACCTTGCTCACTACTCTTCTTCTGATCGGCAGCGCTTCCGCGATGGCCGCGCCCGGTCTCACGCAAAAACAATGCAACGATTACCCGTTCAAACAGATGAAAGGCGAAGTTACGCACAAGCAGTTGATGCGCGAACTCGGAGAACTCGAATCGGTTGGCTATCAGCCCAGCAATGGCGATGACGCCGATTATCCGAACGATCTGGAAAAGGCTGAGCAGAAATTGCAGGTCGAATATCGCGCGGACTGTTTGCCCGCGCAAGCTCACGTGTCGGCCAGCGCCGCGCCTACCTCAGGCGGCGTCGCACCGGTTCCCGCCGCCACTCAGCCGGCCGGTTGA
- a CDS encoding TldD/PmbA family protein: MSQLISSRAAASVDWQSYFNSLADAIERLQQSGETTLSSFAGEQSDFIRFNAGKVRQTGSVSQGKLTLRLIDGARQAYSTLTVCGDLQQDLDDVSSALAALREGLRDAADDPHLLFDTTKWSRVTQRSGKLPDPGNLSRVVAECAKGLDFVGFYAGGTIVRGFASTSGSRGWYEVDNFNFSWSLYDPSGRAIKTTYAGDDWSDAVFANKVEQAATRLTVLARAPRALSPGRYRSWIAPAALAELLGVASWAGFSARAQASSRSELYKLHTGEVTLDPRVTISEDLTLGITPGFNDDGYLRDSVALIEAGRSVERLTNARSAREYGLTPNGALPNESPVALSMEAGDLREEDVLAKLGTGLYIGNLWYVNFSDRMNCRLTGMTRFATFWVEDGEIVAPLEAMRFDDSLYRLLGGELEQLGAEAELQLSDSTWGERATGGMQLPGILVRSFELTL; this comes from the coding sequence ATGAGCCAGTTGATTTCTTCACGCGCGGCGGCGTCGGTGGACTGGCAAAGCTATTTCAATTCATTGGCCGATGCCATCGAGCGTTTGCAACAGAGCGGCGAGACCACACTCAGCTCGTTCGCGGGTGAGCAGTCCGACTTTATCCGCTTCAACGCGGGCAAAGTGAGGCAGACCGGCAGCGTGTCGCAAGGCAAGCTGACGCTGCGTCTGATCGACGGAGCACGTCAGGCGTATTCGACGCTGACGGTTTGCGGCGATCTGCAACAGGATCTCGACGACGTCAGCTCGGCGCTCGCCGCCTTGCGCGAAGGTCTGCGCGATGCCGCCGACGATCCGCATCTGCTGTTCGACACGACGAAATGGTCACGCGTCACGCAGCGTTCCGGCAAGCTACCCGATCCCGGTAATCTGTCCCGCGTGGTGGCGGAGTGTGCAAAGGGGCTCGATTTCGTCGGCTTCTACGCCGGCGGCACGATTGTGCGCGGCTTCGCGTCCACGAGCGGTAGTCGGGGCTGGTATGAGGTGGACAACTTCAATTTCAGCTGGTCGCTCTATGACCCGAGCGGCCGCGCGATCAAGACGACTTACGCTGGCGACGACTGGAGTGACGCTGTATTCGCCAATAAAGTCGAGCAGGCCGCGACTCGACTCACGGTGCTCGCCCGAGCGCCGCGTGCATTGTCGCCGGGGCGTTATCGTTCGTGGATTGCGCCTGCCGCGCTTGCCGAACTGTTGGGCGTTGCTTCGTGGGCCGGGTTTTCCGCACGGGCTCAGGCGAGTTCGCGTAGTGAGTTGTACAAGCTGCATACCGGTGAAGTGACGCTCGATCCGCGTGTGACGATCAGCGAAGATCTGACGCTCGGCATTACCCCGGGTTTCAACGACGACGGCTATTTGCGCGACAGCGTTGCGCTGATCGAAGCGGGCCGGAGTGTCGAGCGACTGACTAACGCCCGGAGCGCACGCGAGTATGGTTTGACACCGAATGGCGCATTGCCGAACGAATCGCCCGTCGCGCTTTCAATGGAAGCGGGTGATCTGCGCGAAGAAGATGTACTCGCAAAACTGGGTACAGGTCTCTACATCGGCAATCTCTGGTACGTGAATTTTTCAGACCGGATGAATTGCCGGCTCACCGGCATGACGCGCTTTGCGACCTTCTGGGTGGAAGACGGTGAAATCGTTGCGCCGCTCGAAGCCATGCGTTTCGACGATAGCCTGTACCGCCTGCTAGGCGGCGAACTCGAACAACTCGGTGCGGAAGCGGAACTGCAATTGAGCGATTCGACCTGGGGCGAGCGCGCCACGGGCGGCATGCAACTACCCGGCATTCTGGTGAGATCATTTGAACTGACGTTATGA
- a CDS encoding TldD/PmbA family protein, whose amino-acid sequence MIDERWAQAARALKSDAAFWSLRIVDERVDDHEIRNDIAQPLRTVRDRGAMLIAWVGAGAGYAATANLSAAGLQAALDIATARAEASASLSLIDHREVVRPAASGAYISPNVQKPLPGRAEWLDILGMECARANLDTRIVERVAAVQITHADQFYITSEGVRIDQQFQFVMPQLSVAAHANGDTQTRTLGGNYGTLGQGGMEVLARFGFEGSGVRVANEALQLLAAPNCPSGKRDLLLMPDQMMLQIHESIGHPLELDRILGDERNFAGWSFVKQEMFGSYRYGSELLNVTFDPDLREEAAAYAFDDDGTEARKEYLIRDGILERPLGGALSQQRAGMSGVANSRASNWNRPPIDRMANLNIEPGESSLEQMIGNIEHGILMRTNTSWSIDDHRNKFQFGCEFGQLIENGKLTQVVKQPNYRGISANFWRSLSAVGNASTREVYGTSMCGKGEPAQIIRVGHASPACVFSNIDVFGGA is encoded by the coding sequence ATGATTGACGAACGTTGGGCGCAAGCCGCCCGTGCGCTAAAAAGTGACGCGGCGTTCTGGTCGCTGCGCATTGTCGACGAACGGGTCGACGATCACGAAATCCGCAACGATATCGCGCAGCCGCTGCGCACCGTGCGCGATCGCGGCGCGATGTTGATCGCGTGGGTCGGCGCAGGCGCGGGTTATGCGGCTACCGCGAATCTGTCGGCAGCGGGTTTGCAGGCGGCACTCGATATCGCTACTGCACGCGCTGAAGCAAGCGCGTCGCTTTCGTTGATCGATCATCGCGAGGTTGTGCGGCCTGCTGCGAGCGGTGCCTATATATCGCCGAATGTGCAGAAGCCGTTGCCGGGCCGGGCAGAATGGCTCGACATTCTGGGCATGGAATGCGCCCGCGCGAATCTCGATACGCGCATTGTCGAGCGCGTTGCGGCGGTGCAGATTACGCATGCCGATCAGTTTTATATCACCAGCGAAGGTGTTCGAATCGATCAGCAATTCCAGTTCGTGATGCCGCAATTGAGCGTAGCGGCCCATGCGAATGGCGATACGCAGACACGCACGCTGGGCGGCAATTACGGCACGCTGGGACAAGGCGGAATGGAAGTGCTGGCGCGTTTCGGTTTCGAAGGATCAGGCGTGCGCGTCGCTAATGAAGCACTGCAATTGCTGGCTGCGCCGAATTGCCCGTCGGGTAAGCGTGATTTGCTGCTCATGCCCGATCAGATGATGTTGCAGATTCACGAATCGATTGGTCATCCGCTGGAGCTTGACCGGATTCTCGGTGACGAACGCAATTTTGCGGGCTGGAGTTTCGTCAAGCAGGAGATGTTCGGTTCGTATCGCTACGGCTCGGAATTGCTGAACGTCACGTTCGATCCCGATCTGCGAGAAGAAGCGGCTGCTTATGCATTCGACGACGACGGCACGGAAGCGCGCAAAGAGTATCTGATTCGTGACGGCATACTCGAACGTCCGTTAGGCGGCGCACTGTCACAGCAGCGCGCGGGAATGTCAGGCGTTGCCAACTCGCGCGCATCGAACTGGAACCGGCCGCCAATTGACAGAATGGCGAATCTGAATATCGAACCTGGCGAGAGTTCGCTGGAGCAGATGATCGGCAATATCGAACATGGCATTCTGATGCGCACGAATACGTCGTGGTCGATTGACGATCACCGGAACAAATTCCAGTTCGGCTGCGAATTCGGTCAGCTGATTGAAAACGGCAAACTCACTCAGGTTGTAAAACAGCCGAATTATCGCGGCATATCCGCGAATTTCTGGCGCAGTTTAAGTGCGGTGGGCAATGCGTCCACTCGCGAAGTGTATGGCACGTCGATGTGCGGCAAGGGCGAACCTGCGCAGATTATTCGTGTGGGACATGCGTCGCCCGCATGCGTGTTCAGCAATATCGACGTATTTGGAGGCGCGTGA